The genomic DNA TCAAAGCTATTGAATCTCGGACATGGATCATTCTATTCCTTAGGAGCATATATAACAGCATGGTTTATAGGCATAGCATTATCTTATTATAGACAGTCACAAGCATTATTGCTTATACCATATCTAGGCATAGCTATAGGGGCTATAGCTGTTGCCGCAATAGGTGCTCTTCTTGAAAAAACTATCATACGATTTCTATATAATATAACATTAGAAAGACAATTATTAGCCACATATGGAATACTTCTCATATTCTCAGATATTGAGAGAATGATATGGGGAGGTAATATATTGAGCGCTCCCCAACCAGTAGATCTATTGGGAAACATTAACGTTGGAGGATATTATTATCCGACATACTATATTCTCTTAATAATCATAAGCTTTTCTATTGGAATAGGTATGCATCTCTTCATATATAAAACAGATATTGGGATCCTAATAAGAGCTACATCATATGATAGAGAATTAGCTCCTGGCCTCGGAATTAATGTAAGGAGAGTAAGTACTGTAACATTTCTCTTAAGCGCTTTTTTAGCAGGACTAGCGGGATCCCTTATAGTACCCATAACCTCTGCAACATTAGGTATGGAGATAGAACCTCTTATACTCGCCTTTATAGTCTCAGTTATAGGTGGCCTTGGAAGTTTTTGGGGATCTCTTATCGGCTCTATATTGATTGGAGAGCTGAGATCTCTGGGGATAGCTCTCTTCCCGGAAATAGAGTTGGCAATAGTTTTTCTAATAGCTGCGATAGTGCTGGCTATAAGGCCAGAAGGTCTTCTAGGGAAAAGATATGGTAGATGAGTTATCAATGGTGGGTAGCCGTGGTGTCTACTAATTCATTTCGTTTTCTAAGGAGTATGCTAAAAGTAATTATGATATTTGTTATTTTTACAGCTTTATTAACAGTGCTACCTTATCTTCTACCTGACTACTATATAATAGTACTATCATATGCTCTAT from Sulfolobales archaeon includes the following:
- a CDS encoding branched-chain amino acid ABC transporter permease, yielding MLSYINILDGLYYASILYLLSLGLNLVFGVSKLLNLGHGSFYSLGAYITAWFIGIALSYYRQSQALLLIPYLGIAIGAIAVAAIGALLEKTIIRFLYNITLERQLLATYGILLIFSDIERMIWGGNILSAPQPVDLLGNINVGGYYYPTYYILLIIISFSIGIGMHLFIYKTDIGILIRATSYDRELAPGLGINVRRVSTVTFLLSAFLAGLAGSLIVPITSATLGMEIEPLILAFIVSVIGGLGSFWGSLIGSILIGELRSLGIALFPEIELAIVFLIAAIVLAIRPEGLLGKRYGR